One part of the Treponema primitia ZAS-1 genome encodes these proteins:
- a CDS encoding HlyC/CorC family transporter has product MDPDSIGIILALGGLILCSAFFSASETAFSSVNRIKLKNLANSGNKRAALALKLVENYDKLLSTVLIGNNIVNITASALGTVLFVSIFGSIGVSVSTLVITIMVLLFGEISPKTMAKEAPEGFAMVSAPILRVFIYIFLPLNRLFTLWKGFIVKLFRVNTDRSVTEAELLTFVEEVRAEGGINAQEEAMIRRTIEFDDLTAAEIVTPRVDVAAVEITETPEQIEKKFYETGFSRLPVYKETLDNIIGVILQKDFHYSVLKQGKPLAGVIKPIVFVTKSIKISRLLKTLQKKQSHMAVLVDEYGGTVGIVTIEDILEELVGEIWDEHDHVVQAITDLGNGAYRILGNTALKDVFDLYSIENDDKTNATTLGSWAIETLGGVPREGDSFTFRNLTIRITKALRHRVLELVIQG; this is encoded by the coding sequence ATGGACCCTGACAGTATTGGCATTATTCTGGCCTTGGGGGGGCTGATCCTCTGTTCGGCCTTTTTTTCCGCCTCCGAGACCGCCTTTTCCTCCGTGAACCGTATCAAGCTGAAAAACTTGGCCAATAGCGGGAATAAACGGGCTGCCCTGGCCCTAAAACTGGTGGAGAATTATGATAAACTCCTCTCTACGGTCTTAATTGGGAACAATATTGTTAACATTACCGCCTCCGCCCTGGGTACGGTCCTCTTTGTAAGTATCTTTGGCAGCATCGGAGTAAGCGTATCCACCCTGGTAATCACCATTATGGTGCTTCTGTTTGGCGAAATCTCCCCAAAAACCATGGCAAAGGAGGCGCCCGAGGGTTTTGCCATGGTTTCCGCCCCTATTCTCCGTGTTTTTATCTATATATTTTTACCCCTGAACCGTCTTTTCACCCTTTGGAAGGGTTTCATCGTCAAACTATTCCGGGTTAATACGGATCGTTCGGTTACCGAGGCGGAATTGCTTACCTTTGTGGAGGAAGTCCGGGCGGAGGGGGGCATCAACGCCCAGGAAGAGGCCATGATCCGCCGGACCATCGAATTTGATGACCTCACCGCCGCGGAGATTGTAACCCCCCGGGTTGACGTGGCGGCGGTCGAAATAACCGAAACCCCGGAGCAGATTGAAAAGAAGTTTTACGAAACCGGCTTTTCCCGTCTGCCGGTATACAAGGAGACCCTGGACAACATCATCGGGGTCATATTGCAAAAAGACTTCCATTACAGCGTCTTAAAGCAGGGAAAACCCCTGGCCGGGGTGATAAAACCCATAGTTTTTGTTACCAAGTCCATCAAAATATCCCGTCTCCTCAAGACGCTCCAGAAAAAACAGTCCCACATGGCGGTTTTAGTGGACGAGTACGGTGGAACCGTGGGAATTGTGACGATTGAGGACATTTTAGAGGAGCTGGTAGGGGAAATTTGGGATGAACACGACCATGTGGTGCAGGCAATCACCGATTTAGGCAATGGCGCCTACCGCATTTTAGGAAACACCGCCCTAAAAGACGTCTTCGACCTCTATTCTATTGAAAACGACGATAAAACCAACGCCACCACCCTGGGCAGCTGGGCCATCGAAACCCTGGGCGGCGTGCCCCGGGAAGGGGACAGCTTCACCTTCCGGAACCTCACTATCCGCATCACCAAGGCGCTCCGGCACCGGGTGCTGGAGTTGGTTATACAGGGGTAG
- a CDS encoding type II toxin-antitoxin system HicB family antitoxin translates to MMKYVYPAVFTEEDGKVLVRVPDLPGLYTFGSSVADAIYMAQDAIEMWLWDAENKKEPIPAVSGQKIIAKQCKGTNSFVSLVAADTDEYRRQTETRAVKKTLSIPSWLNDRAEKANAPFSQILQEGLKEYLHVS, encoded by the coding sequence ATGATGAAATATGTTTATCCAGCTGTTTTTACCGAGGAAGATGGGAAAGTTTTGGTGAGGGTTCCTGATTTACCGGGATTGTATACCTTCGGAAGCAGCGTTGCCGATGCTATTTATATGGCACAGGATGCGATTGAAATGTGGCTTTGGGATGCTGAAAATAAAAAAGAACCAATACCGGCAGTTTCCGGCCAGAAAATAATCGCCAAGCAGTGCAAAGGGACAAACAGCTTTGTTAGCCTGGTTGCGGCGGATACCGATGAGTATCGGCGCCAGACCGAAACCAGGGCGGTAAAGAAAACCCTTTCGATCCCTTCATGGCTCAACGATAGGGCGGAGAAGGCAAATGCGCCGTTTTCGCAAATTCTGCAGGAAGGTTTGAAAGAATATCTTCACGTTAGTTAG
- a CDS encoding helix-turn-helix domain-containing protein: MINDAMVEGLKAYIKEHYVLRGDYPLANDFKPYPIDTHKQGIMPSLDKLSGEMGGYIKKRRSLQTFAVLLDKLREEKGLTPAQLYEGAWVDRRLYSKIMGNRYYHPVKNTVIALGLSLKLSMPEMEDLLGSAGFVLNNSSISDLAIMFCLDNQIFDIYDVNVLLLEADQKVLCRE, translated from the coding sequence ATGATCAATGATGCAATGGTCGAAGGACTAAAAGCGTATATCAAGGAGCATTATGTATTACGGGGTGATTATCCTCTTGCAAATGACTTCAAGCCTTACCCTATCGATACCCATAAGCAGGGAATAATGCCGTCCCTGGATAAGCTGTCAGGTGAAATGGGTGGTTATATTAAAAAAAGAAGAAGCCTCCAAACTTTTGCGGTTTTGCTGGACAAGCTGCGGGAAGAAAAAGGGCTTACCCCGGCTCAACTGTATGAAGGAGCATGGGTGGACCGAAGGCTCTATTCAAAAATCATGGGGAACCGGTATTATCATCCGGTTAAAAATACCGTCATTGCCCTTGGCTTATCACTAAAACTTTCCATGCCCGAAATGGAGGATTTACTTGGCAGCGCGGGATTTGTCCTCAATAACAGTTCGATTTCTGATTTGGCCATCATGTTCTGCCTTGACAACCAAATATTTGATATTTATGATGTTAATGTCCTGTTATTGGAAGCTGACCAGAAGGTGCTTTGCAGGGAATAA